TTCGAAGCCCAAAGCTAAGATTTCATCACATGGTTACCGTCGCATCTGGTCAACGAACTTCGCATATAGTCTGAATGCACAATGTGCACAGTTGCACACAGCACACCTCGCTCAGTGATGTTAAACATAGTTGATGTATATACATACTATGCACTCTTACAATTCAAGCCTTTTACTTTCtacaattcaattaaaattcaatGACTGATGATGAATaagacgcccgagacttcgttcgtctaaaattatgttatatacaaatcccgcaggaactatggattttagCAAATTTTAGCAAATCTATCTCCATTTGAACTTTTTTTAGATTCCGTTCAATAGTTACTGCGTGAAAGACTAATGCCATAATATACCCAGATTGTACAGgctagaccgattgaggttttcttaactggtccaggtctggctagtgggaggctttggccgtcgCTAGTTACTACTCAatcggcaagcgatttagcgttccggtacgatatcgtgtagaaaccgaaaggagtgttgattttcatccgactcctaataagttagcccgcttacttagattgcatcatcactcatcatcaggtgatattattatagtcaagcgctaacttgtggagaatgaaaaaaaattgaaaaaaaaacattacacgATAAACGTTCGTCCAAACTAACATTAGTGTGATATTTAAAGAAGACTAAAAGTCTATATGATAGAGGTACGATCACAGAACATATTCGTGGGTACGACATTGTACAAAGGGCGAACTGAACCTAGACCATTCCAGATTTCACTCAACCATTGAGGCTCATAAATAAGCTAATGTGTTAAATCTTTTGTGTTACTTATCAATAGATTATATCAACATTTTAACACACTTTAATTAATCGAATTCGAGTAAAAAATTACCTAATGGATACCAAATGAAGCCTATTATCGCGgtgctttaaataaattgatCCAATTACTACACGCGAACTTTTTGTGAATAGTCCAAGAGCCCGCGATAACCAGaccttcattattttataaaaattaaaaattttttaacccatgattttatgtaggtatatcggTAAGCAAATATGGAGTTTGGGCCATCCATGGTGGGTTTGGGAATTaacatattttgacggcctccgtgtcgcagtggtatgcgcggttgatttacaagacggaggtcctgggttcgatccccggctggaccgattggagttttcttagttggtccaggtctggctggaggcttTGACTGTGGctagttagttaccaccctaccgaccgTTCCGTaccgttaagcgatttagcgttccagtacgatgtcgtgtagaaaccaacacaggtgtggattttcatcctcctcctaataagttagcccgcttccatcttagattgtaccatcacttaccatcaggtgagattgtaatcaaggtctaactttaaataataaataatataaggaTGGTTCAAGCAATGGTGATACTTCAAGCGTTCAAACAAAGCTTTCgtgctatttattataaatatgtactcgtaaatattatgagaaatcataTTCTCCGTCTTCATGATTTGAACTGGCAACCCTTTACCGGGCaccgttaataataaataactttaacgtTGTCCGGCGAAGGGTAGTCATGAGGGCCAGATGGAAGGTATTGTTCATATTTTTctgaagatatttaaaaaaacgttcataTCATGCAAACCTACTCGTATGGTAGGAGCGCGGTAATACAAACTggttagcttttataaaatgacaaagatctggctatcgcaggctcttgtTAACTTAATAGGATATCATTTACAAGTTAATTTGACCTCGATGAGCCTGTTCCATTTCTTAGGCCTTGCTTTGTGCGTGGGCGGCACCAGACGAATGTTGGCATTGTACTGCACGCGCCGATTTCCGGATTGAAACCGGACAATGACTGCCGTCACAGTGTAGAAATGAGAAATACTTACCCTTTGTTTCCACAaggtttcaaataaatatattttaggtaTAAGTTCCCACATGAGATAACATTTTTACTACACAGCAGTCCCTGGATTTGTTCGGTTTTATTTGCGTGATATTTTCTTCTTATACTCGTAAAACGGTAAAAACTAACACTTTTATAGCAATAAACTAAGTCCTAGTAGTTTATTACTATAAACGCTCGAATGTattctatattaaaataatttaaaacatatacaataaacattacaatattgtaagaaatagtagtcagagacagatatgacgtcaggtggcgcgacttgttttcgtaaagagtggggagttagaaaGGGGTAACTATCGGTTGACGATATAAGGCGCCCGTTCTTTTGCCGTATCTATTTCCGAGTTAATGCTAAATATCTCCGAAAGTGAGCGATAGATCTACTTTTGATGAacgaattatattaaaaaaactcattttaatGATTGCTAAGTCAATACAGTACGATAAATAATAATGCCATCTCATGGTCTTTAAGaaagatatcatcatcatcaccattaacactgctggacataggcctcttgcatggacttccaaacaaaacggtcggtttgttttcttttttttttggaagaaaccgttttgtttgaaagaaagatATAATTAGTTGTAAAAAAATCGGACAGTCGGTCTCGCCCACCGAGGATACTGATCATTATCGGGAATCGAATTGCGTAGGCTTTGCACGTATTTCTGAAATAAAGGGTCATAACCCttgacagacagagagacagaccgACGGACAAAGTGATCTTATGAGGATTTAGTTTTTCCGTTTgctgtacggaaccctaaaaataataagagtTATTCGTGTTACATTACAAAGTCGACGGTAATTGTTGACTACTGTAATTGAACTTAGTACTTACAAGGTATGTGTGAGAACATTCTTTGAGGTGACGCAGTTAGCAGGAAAAGTTGAAGATTGAATTGATTGAAAGATTAAGCAATAGTGCGACACACGTAACACGCTACTTCTCATGTATATAGTTATAAATCAGATTATACCTAACCATCGACAGCGCGTGTTCTGCTCACTGTCACTGTTGAGCACCTCttagattgagaggggttaggctaatagtccaccacgctggcccaatgcgattggcagacttcagattGGTATCTGATGATGCATAAAACGTAtaattgataatataatatttttgataatgatgcataatttataattgataaGTAATATATGACCATGGGCATAAAATCAAAGGCAAGCGGACGCTttatatctcagaccaattatagaaggacctgtatcgcactcatagtcacgaacaaaattgtctgtattttctgaggaaaacgagcttagattttgtatatatcttgtactaaactagaagtttgtgcccgtttttacaccattcaattacacaaaaaggtatttttacggagctctttaacggacgaacacgattacaactatttaacattgattctatagagacagtttttataatcacattagatcgttgatcatatactttgacagaaaagtaacgtctagcgaggcaggtcctatacaataattggtctcaGCTTTATATAGTTACGCtacgttttctgttctgtggtcgCGACCACGGATTaacttaagtaggtaggtaggacgGTCGCAGGCCGTCAGCttgaaactttttattttatttttttaagttacaagGGGAAAAGCGTTTcgtattgtattttgtatattccaTAGTTTTGGTTGTCATTGAATTGGTCTTTGAAAGTAGAAGTTGATTTGTTAACACAATTTTACGATTTAGGCATTTGTTtgtgaaatattgagatttGAAAGTGCTAATTTTTGTTACTGTCAACGTCAAGTGACCACGCCTTTACTAGCTAAGTTGTTGTCTAAAGATACTCAGGAAATTCGCAGACATAGCATATAAtgaagttaaaaagaaaaatatcacaGTAAGAGTATATAGGAATTATTAATTCGAAAAATCGAAAACCATTAAATCGACATTGGTGAAGTCAGCCACTACCGATCAATTATTTTCACAATCCTGCAGCagtaacggcttgacagccaataaaactgatgtgcatgacatcatgccgatcacgaccaatacacgatcagttttatcggaagTCTTgatttgatcgtcagtggctgacatgaCGTACAACTGCGGAACACTGCACGTGGTACAACACCCACTTGgtcggtttttatttatttaatgtgtgTATATCACAATCATACTCGTAGATGTTTCGCGGTATGAGGCATacacaaaaatagtaaaataataaaaaaaaacatttatttcagtttctaaatttacataaataagtgCGAGTTTGGAACCTTCTTTAAAGAGTAGTAAAAACTTCTTCTGTATTAAaaggctccgctcttccatagctAGTACAGAAATAACAGATTCTAAATgaacattacaaaataaattaataataggtTGGTTTGTTTAATAGTATTTTCATATTAACTTATTAAGATTAATTGTTGATAAGTAAATGAAAAGATTCACAAAGCCTAGCTGGATAGGTTGTTAAGAAGATTAAAGTACTAAATATTTGGTATGATTGAGCAAACAGTTGCGCTAGAGCTCGGCAATGACCCGCAACGAGGCGACCACTcgtatgtttatattaaaattattcataatcTCACGGACAATTGCAGAGACGTTTTAACCATGACGATAATTTTTGCTTATGTACTAACATCGATTCTAAGAACTTAGAACATCAAACCAATCAACAAAGGTGAATCAACTACAAAATACTAAAAGTATCtatcatttgaatttattccattctaatatatttaattcgAAACCctgtttgtctatttctctgtttgtctatctgtctgtcttttgTATTTTACTCGATAAACCGCTGAGCTAAAATTAAGCCGATTTAGATAAAAACCGATTTAGGTGAACATCCATAGTTCTCGTgggattttttaaagaaattaaagagTTTCACAGGGACTCTGGTCGTGTGAAACTCTGTTATTTTTCATCTTTAAGTTTAATTTCTTAGGTATATTAGGATCTACCTAGATAgatgcattaaaaaataaaactgtttcttagttaggtagatacctactacctacctatttaaaaatgtaggtaatagaCACAGCAAGTCGATGCAATTTATATTCTGAAAAAACCCGCAGTCTATAATTACTcgtattattaatattcttaTTGCTATCTATAATTGCATCAGCTGCACTATAGACTAATATTCCGGGTCTAAGGCAGAATAATATATATGTTTAACACTAAGTACATACGAAGTGGACACGGCCATGCACTCATTTTGTTCCCTCCCTTCACTTGAAGTACACATACTCACAAAATATATCAGAAATTAACTACGTACCTactcagtttttttaaataatcaactATCAATAAACAAGTccaaatatattacaaataatgCCTGCTATAAAACTCAATTGCGTTTAACgtattaacataaataatataaaatgcctttaacacgttcgctgcggtacgaggtcaattgacctcgtatgtaTAGCGTGTTTAAGcgttacgaggtcgattgacctcgtagtGCACCAgaagaaagtacagaaaaatcagtgccgcagcgaaagtgttaacTTTGATTACCTACGTAATAAAATCTAACTTTACAtcgattatttatttgatattcaataataataattttacgaaaaaaaaacgattaaaaataatgttaagtgtgtaatatttttcataacagGAAATTATGACATTTATTTTACCAAACGTTACAAATCTTGGCAACCTAAGAGTTCATTTGCGAGTTATGCCAGGGTCGGGACCGTCCATCGAAACCATGAGTATTGGAAAGaagtttatgttaaaaaaagtaatGGTAACTTATAATCAAGTTCTAATTATTCTAAACTATAGCTGTGAATCGCAGTTTCACCTAGATATCGTTCCTGTGGGATaatcgggataaaagtagtatAGGCGGCTTAACTTCCCCCCACACTTCAACCAATTTAcaacaaaaccttgacaaataatatatacttaatacttcCTCATCACtttttctattggtgaaaaccgaATACAATTCCGTTCAGTAAGTTTTGctcgaacagacagacagacgcggaGGAGTACTTGcttttaaaataggtatagAATAAAGATGTATAGATTCAATTCTTTTTGACGTTAATTTAACAATTTGACTGTTTTGTAATACGCAcacagtattattattatatgatattatgatattatatcaatatttcttattaataatatgttttgAACTTTTAAATTTCGATGACACTGACAGTCGTCGTAACGATCCAAAAAGTCTACTCAATGTTTAAATGCCCATAAACCTTAATACTTTATGGAAAatcctataaaaatatttagattacaATTTAAACCTAATAGTCGAACTAAtctgtacatattatatttggCATTGAATAGAAAAGGTATATTAAAACCACACCTAATAATAGCATGCATACAACTTGCAAAAACTTCAAAGTCAGTAAGATTGACAGCCAGAGTAAGTAAGCACTAAAGCGCTAAGGTTAAACAATTAACTAATCAAAGGCCATCGGTCTCGCGGACAATGCATTGTGTGACGATGAAAATAAAGCAAAAATACTATTTCTTTAGTTTAATATGACCAAGGTTACCATTCGCCgagatatttattaatttaaattgaaaggGTCTACCCTTtcataatataacaatatttaatacattaatttgatagatataaaataaattagtaggcATTCGATTGAAAATTCATATTCAATTAGGTATTTAGGTTTACGAGTGGTTTAAAATCTACCAAGttattaaacttataatatcaTAGGTTTTAAATTGTCTTTCATTTGTTATTTCTGCACATTGCATAGCTGTATAACAATGGATAACAATAAAAACTGTAATCAGACTACCGAGAGCCATAGTCGCACCGACTTATACGGTTTTATGTGATTATGCCAGGAGAAATTCTATAAAggaattaggtaggtattataaaaaacacttttaagatgttttttataatacctacctaattccTTTATAgaatttagttagttagttagttagttgatAGTTTGCAATTAAAatcttcaaaataattatagtaaaatcCGTACAATTGTTCCAGGTAACTGAATCTATCATCAAGACAAAAATAAGTCAAACAGCCAGACTTAATAACGGAAATGACATTCAAAAAGATAAAATACATCGTCCATGTCAGTTTTTGATAAGTTATATCTCGTTAAGATCGGTGGTGGTAAAGCCTCTACAAATAAGAAATAGATACGTAAAAAGAGCACGCAAAGTAGATCTAACTGAATAAACTACAAATACCTACAAGAATCATAtcatttacaattacaattagaaacttaattaatttcattctcGTATGATGTAGATCGTAGGAATGAAGACTTTGACTACTTAACATAAATGAGACAACTAGATTAGTCACATAACCTCTGGCTGATATCATTAAATAGCTTGCCGTTACTGTAAACTAAGTTTGTAtgcgtaaataaaatattcgcaAACCGATCATTGTCCAATTAGATTCGCTTCTTGCTATGAATAGGTTTGGCCCAACTAAGGCAGCATGACAAATCGAACTGTTTCTGTTGAAAGGTAATCGCCTAATACTAAACGTGCCTATTTAAAAATCAGATAATGTTttcattgtaattaaaattttgatcaACATATCACTTTCCAATTGATTACGAAAACTAATAGCCATTTTCAAAAACTTAGGAGAAGTAGCAAAGCTAAACTAGTTAAAACTGTATACATTTCTCTTTGTCAATCACTAATAACATATTAGACTAAaagcccttgaaaaaaaattacctgtgaaatgaaccaacatgaataacgcttagaaggctgaaactatatcagaaaatacctctgagcactatgccgtcacttctgagcggtacaggtgagtacgcgagtgaatggtaTTTTTCAGGTACAAAGGATGaaggcttgtagtctatatggAATTGATATATGGGTTGGCGCGACAAAACACATATGTATTACAGCTTTTGGAACATGAGGAGAGTATGTCATACTATTTACAGGACAACCTGTATAACATCCTAAATTGAATGTTGAATGAAAACCAATAACATCAAAACACTACGTTACGTTTCGTCAAAtagatcataaaattaatattattaacaagtaTTATAACACAATGCATTTTGAATTTCTCTGCATCTAATTAATAAAGAGCTCGTTTTATTTAATCACATAGATTTAATATGCCGGTCCGCACTTCTTGTAACATTCAAGGCAAACGATAATTGCTCTCTTAAGTCTTTACATCGACACTTAACACATAAACTAGTTTCCTTAAGGTACCACAGGAAATCattaattcataaaaattaCTACACAGTAAACACGTGCATATTATATGAATATGATGATGTATTTACTCTgccatatactcgtacatatatagatagatttcgatggataacatttttttttcacttctcattcatttattagttcttttttaatGATACTATTACATTCTTATTAATTgcctacatttaaattattattatctattactaCTAATTTTGTAAGgaaataaagtttgtggtatagaagtaatctctggatctattgaaccgattttaaatatttgttttttctagaaagccacgttatttgtgagtgtcttatgCTATATTTAGTCACCGTATTCTCACgtgaacgagaactacgcgggtaacaCTGTGAGGCATCGGCTAATGTACAATTACCGAATATTGACCTTTCTTTCTAAACCACTTTTATAGGGTTTAATTGGCTTTAAAGTAGGtacgttaattaaataaaattaaaaatggggtAGATACCTATCCAATGTGTAATTCAGTGTGTAATCTACCTTcgttttcagccaaatcgatttatTGATTTAGTcgtgaatgagtaacaaacacttACACAAAATATTCGCATTTAGGTAAAATATTACTGTGATACTAAAATAAAGTAATCTAGATATAGGTAATAGCAATAAATATAACCCATATTTATCTTGGAATCCATATTATAATAGTCATAACTTATTTTACTACgattttttcatgaaaaactgTCACAATCAGTAATAGTATTAATTGCTGTGATATATTTGCTAGGAGCTTAGTTTTACCCACAGAACAAACAACTCTAAATGCTAACTATAATTGatatatacatttaataattGGTTCTAGAATGATTAAAAATGATCATAATCCGCTTTACCTACATATATAAACTgacctataaaatataattgccAATAGTTAAGGATATACGAggaatgtaattttttattttgttgtcaATAGTAGGTAGGTTTAAGTTATTAATTGTGCTTGTGTGACATTATGTAATAAACGAATTCCTGAAAAACTACAAGATGGCGTTGTTAACCTGTTGTTTAAAAATCATTGTATGTATAAAACATGAAgttttcataattaaaaaatcttgaaaataacAAAGTTGGGACGCCCAGCTATTTACTAACTTCAAGTAACTTTAGTGGATATCACGAAAATTACCAATTAAATTGTTGGTGATTCTAAGTCACGTAATTTCGTAgtaatttattgctaactgatcaaaattgctAACAAAATATGTTAACCAGTATGATTTTCGTTAACATTGAGCCTACTActgaatacgaaaaatgcatttgttattaatttgattttaattatattaagtcaTAGATCAAAAGTTAGTGTATAGGCCAGCTGATATTAATAGCAGCTGATATtcatatatatcatcatcatcatcattaaaaacccataatTGGCttattgttgagcacgagaatcctcttagaatgagaggggttagtccaccacgctagtcaaatgcggatttgcacactttacacacgtaaagatttaacaaaatactcagttttcctcacgatttttttccttctcgtgagacacgtgatatttaatttcttaaaatgcacataactgaaaagttggcggtgcatgtcccggaccggatttaaacctacactctcggaatcgaaggcagaggtcatgtccactaggctatcacgtttAAAAGTATGTATagattctaatattttttttccttttatttcagGTGCTCTGCGTGGTTCTAGCGATTGCATCGACGGAACCCGTTCCGGGGAGGATCCCTAAGGTGTACAACGCTTTGATCACGTCGAATCAGAACTTGGAGCCGAGCAAAGCGTATCCCGTGTACCAGCCTGTGCTGCACAACGCGTTTCCGTTCCCATATCAACCTGTATTTTATGGAGATGTGCCTCTAACAAATGTAAGTACTTTGGCtgtattactgttttaaaactTCCCGCATGTTACTTAGTTCTAAGTAGggaagatattatttatttcatcccGTTTTTAGAGGGTTAAGAAAATTGAAATTTCATCAATTCTGGACGTATGGAGGTCCTAGGAAGCATcatatctttttaataataattgtacatgAAAGGCTGAAAATATATTGTGTCGTAGTATCCaatgatgtacctacctatagttgAAATTGTCATTAATGAGAATAAGTTGTACCTAGATATATATTGGTCttgattttaaatgttttccaaaatttatatatttgtaatcaaattttgtaaattgattacaaatatagtaatagtaatttttatatttgtaatcgttACCTAAATTAAGATTTCTATCCGCAAAATTCAGTAATATTTGatgcaattattttaataataaacaacaattatatacgccttttaaaaaccattgtaactagaaaaataaaacaacaatatagaaatgattatcatgtcttatttaattactgtaaattaatgccaatagacgtaaaaacaaaatattccataataacagagcagtatcttcaaataaaacctaaactgaaggaaattacatacaatatacaactaagaagttcaaaaaaatgtaaattgtatgtaccgaacttcataaatgggtatggtaagagaaggctggaatatgttgttccaacaatctttaacgattttccggatgcggtaaagaaAAAGTTAAGGTGcttctaaaagataccaatatactcacgaacgtacataagcggaaactaaagaattattttttgggacagcctgtgtagcgtcgcagcaccggttcactcacacttttattcaactgccctataatgattattcttggtatttatcctcttctgtttgttaatctgtttatttatcctcttctgtttgttaataatgttctgtttgttcctaaatattgtattatgcaaaccaaagcacagtaaaactaactgtggtctgtgttgcactatggttaggcttaatttcaatgtgttgtttgttgaataataaataaacaaaaataaaaaaatatgcaggTTATAAGCTTGCTGAATACCCACCAACATGATTCTCAAATACAATAAAAGGTACGAAGTTCTATCAGTTATTAAATACTTTACTCTTGCATTCCAGGGCCTCATTCCAGTACCTGCAGCTAGTCCAAAAGACGTAGGATCGAATACAAATACGAAAGAATCGCCACCACTAACCACTGCAGCCCCAGCGGAGTCGGAACCATCTGAAAACCCCACTCCACCAGAACCGGAGCCGAGTCCAGCTCCAGAAGGCGACAAACCTAAAGCATCACCACCTGAGCCACCGAGAACAGAATCCCCAATACCCCTCAACGAATTTGGTCTTCCACCTCAAATTGTACCTTTAGGAGGGGGTCACTTCAGCCCAGCGTATCAATATACGCAATTCACTTTCCCATACTCATACCCTGGGCTACGTTTCTATGATCCTtacaatcctttcggtttccaacCTTATGCTGGATTTCCACTTTACCAACCGTTGACGAATATCTTAGGAGCTGGTGCGCCAGTTCCAGCTCTCAAAGCTGAAGCGCCAGCGCTTGCAGCTGCCCCCGCATTAAGCCAATCATCACAGACTCCACCCCCGGAACCGAGCGATCTTAACCTCCTCAATTACTCCTCCAAAGACCCTGCGATCCCTAATGTGCCACCACCACCTCTGCCACAGGGTGGTCTAAAAACGAACGcggagtaaatattttaaataagataGGTATAAAGCTCCATCTATCATAAAAAATctaatgttattataatttatgatataatatattttttacgtatTAGGAACTAAATACGAACTAGTAcggaataaatttttaatacaaagtattaaattacttaaattataaaatagtcaTAACTGTACAATGTATTTCCAGCAATACTTactaaaagtttaattttgtcTATTACGAAACTGTGCGGTATATTTACGTGAATTTTCTCAAAAAGTGCAATACGTTCTATTAATATAattggtatataaaaaaaatcggaaaCTATTAAAACAACATAAAAGTAATGTCCTTTAGGACTTATTATGtaaattctctttttacaaGTGTTACTTACACTGATGagcatttataatttacatctaAAAGTAAAGTTATACTTT
This DNA window, taken from Bicyclus anynana chromosome 1, ilBicAnyn1.1, whole genome shotgun sequence, encodes the following:
- the LOC112050579 gene encoding uncharacterized protein LOC112050579, translating into MAAQRCLPVLCVVLAIASTEPVPGRIPKVYNALITSNQNLEPSKAYPVYQPVLHNAFPFPYQPVFYGDVPLTNGLIPVPAASPKDVGSNTNTKESPPLTTAAPAESEPSENPTPPEPEPSPAPEGDKPKASPPEPPRTESPIPLNEFGLPPQIVPLGGGHFSPAYQYTQFTFPYSYPGLRFYDPYNPFGFQPYAGFPLYQPLTNILGAGAPVPALKAEAPALAAAPALSQSSQTPPPEPSDLNLLNYSSKDPAIPNVPPPPLPQGGLKTNAE